The Gemmatimonas phototrophica region ACCAAGCGGGAATACATCCTCAAGTTTGAAGGGTGCTATCACGGCCATGCCGACGCGTTCCTCGTGCGTGCCGGCAGTGGGGTGGCCACGCTGGGGTTGCCTGATAGCCCTGGCGTACCGGAGGCATTGGCCAAGCTGACGCTGACCTGTGCCTACAACGACCTCGAGGCGGTGGAGAAGATCGCCCGTGAAGTGCCGTTGGCGGCCATCATGCTGGAGCCCATTGTGGGCAATGGCGGTTATATCGAGCCCACGGCGGAGTTCATTCCGGGGCTGCGCCGCATTGCTGACGAAACCGGGGCCTTGCTCGTCTTTGATGAAGTGATGACCGGATTCCGCATTGCCTACGGTGGCGCCGCCGAGCGCTTTGGAGTGACCCCCGACCTGACCGCGCTTGGTAAGGTGATTGGTGGGGGGCTGCCCGTGGCTGCCTATGGGGGCAAGCGGGAATTCATGGAGCACATCGCGCCCACGGGACCGGTGTACCAGGCCGGCACGTTGTCGGGCAATCCGCTGGCCATGGCTGGTGGGCTGGCCACGTTGGGAGCGCTGACGCGCGAAGTGCACGACGGGATCACGGCGCAAACGGCCAATCTGGTGCAGGGGATGCGCGACATTGCCGCCCGTCACGGCGTCCCCTTCACGGCCAGCCACAGCGGCTCCATGTGGGGCTTCTTCTTCCGCGACGGTGTGGTGCGCACCTTCGAAGACGCGAAGCTCAGCGATGTGTCGTTGTTCAAGCGCTTCTTCCACGCCGCGCGTCGGCGTGGTGTGAGCCTGGCGCCCAGTGCGTTCGAGGCGGCGTTCATGTCGTCGGCCCACGGGCCGGCGGAGATTGCGGAGACACTCAATCGCCTCGACGACGCACTTGGCGCGGCGTTGGCGGAACGGGACTGAATTGATGCGAGGCTGTGCATGACCACTCCACCGCGTCGCCCGCCGGTTGCCGGCGCGCTGCGCTATCTGGCCCCGGCGCTTTTTGGGGGAGTGATCATCGCGGCCGCCACGATGCTGGCCTGTGCGCCGTCGTCGGCGTCCGGCGGCATGCAGCCCGTGCTGGGCGCCGCGCGCCCTGGTCAGTCGGTTGAACAGCGTGAGCTGAACGGCAGGCTGGAACGGGACCGGGTGGCGCTGGTGGTCCTCGGGGCCCGGCAAGCCGATGCGGCCGTCAGTGCGTCAGGGCGCTGGCGTATAGATGAGCAGGGCGGCCGCGTGTCGTTGGTGAAGGGGCAGGGGGATG contains the following coding sequences:
- the hemL gene encoding glutamate-1-semialdehyde 2,1-aminomutase, coding for MNVSNSLRTNNTRSAEIMARARGRFPGGVNSPVRAFRGVGGEPFVAARGKGAFVWDADGNEYIDYILSWGPLVLGHAPQVVLDALAKVMQDGTSFGMPTEREVDLADMIAARMPHLEMVRFTSSGTEAAMSIARLARAITKREYILKFEGCYHGHADAFLVRAGSGVATLGLPDSPGVPEALAKLTLTCAYNDLEAVEKIAREVPLAAIMLEPIVGNGGYIEPTAEFIPGLRRIADETGALLVFDEVMTGFRIAYGGAAERFGVTPDLTALGKVIGGGLPVAAYGGKREFMEHIAPTGPVYQAGTLSGNPLAMAGGLATLGALTREVHDGITAQTANLVQGMRDIAARHGVPFTASHSGSMWGFFFRDGVVRTFEDAKLSDVSLFKRFFHAARRRGVSLAPSAFEAAFMSSAHGPAEIAETLNRLDDALGAALAERD